Below is a window of Chryseobacterium indicum DNA.
CTTATTAACAGATTGAACATTTCTTTTTCTGAACGAGTGTTAAATCCAAATAATAAATGGGCGTCTTCCCGAATAATCTGCTGAATAAAAAGAAAGGTTTCTTTATTGGTTGTGAGGGTCTGTGAAGTCATTAAACTGATACCTACATAGTAACCAACTCCTTGTACGTTGATTACTGCGTAGGTAGGCGTAAGTTCCTGAACAATGCCTTGAAGTGAAAATATCATTATTAATTTTTATAACTCCCAAATATAGTAATTTAAACTAAGTTATGTTTTCATTTCACGCGCGAATGATTTTTAACTTAATTTTTAACTATAATTTTAACAATCGCTTCCAAAAACAAAAGACTCCGAAATCCGGAGTCTTTTAATTGTTTCAAATATTGTTAACCTTCTGTTTACTTTTTATCTTTTTTCTCTCTTCTCTGGGCATCCAGAACCGCAATGGTGGCAAGGTTTACAATCTCATCTACGCTGGAACGCATCTGCAGAACGTGAACCGGCTGTTTCAGCCCCATCAGAATTGGTCCGATTACCTGTGCTACTTTCATCCCTCTGATGATCTTGTAGGATAAGTTGGCACTTTCAAGATTCGGGAAAATGAATGTATTGGCAGGCGTTGTTCCTAATTTTGAAAACGGATAATCACTTAAATGATCAGAATTCATGGCAAAATCCGGCTGAATTTCTCCGTCCACGACCATTTTCGGATATTTTTCGTGAAGGATGCTTACTGCTTTTGCCACTTTCTTTGAAGTTTCGGAGATAGCTGCGAAGTTTTCAAATCCCAGCATGGCAATTCTCGGTTCGATGGCAAAAGATTTTACGGTGAACTCTGCCATTTTAGCAATATTTACCAGATCTTCCGCAGTAGGATTCTGATTGATGGAAGTATCTGCGAAGAAAATGGGTTTCTTTTCAGACAGGATCATCATCATTGCTGCTACTTTATCGACTCCTTTATCTTTTTCAATTACTTCTAAAACTGGTCTAAGAACAGAAGTATAGTTTTTAGAGAAACCAACGATTAATCCATCAGTATCGCCATGTTTAAGCATCAAAGGACCGAAATAATCTCTCTGGCGAACGAATCTTTTTGCTTTGTATTCGTTCATTCCTTTTCTCTGACGAAGTTTCCAAAGTGTTTCTCTGTATTTTTTTCTGTTTTCTTTCTGGTCGTCGTCGCTCGGATCAATAATCGGAATATCAAGATTGATCCCGAAATGTTCCATCTGCTCTTTGATGTATTTTTTATTTCCTAACAGACTCGGATACGCAATTCCTTCTTCATATAAGATCTGTGCAGCTTTCAGAACATTGTATTCTTCTGCGTTTCCTAAAGTAATTCTCTTCGGATTGGCTTTTGCACGGTTCTGCATCATTCTTACCAGCTTCTCGTCTCTTCCCATTCTGTCGAGAAGGCTGTTTTCGTATTCTTCGAAGTTTGTAATTGTTTTTCTGGCAATACCGCTTTCTACGGCAGCTTTTGCTACTGCACTTGAAACTTTCGTAATTAAACGGTTATCAAATGGTTTCGGAATAAAATATTCTCTTCCGAACTGCAGATTCTGAATATTATATGCTAAAATTACCGCTTCCGGAACAGGCTCTTTCGCTAAATCTGCAATGGCATGAACAGCCGCCAGTTTCATTGCTTCATTAATTCCTTTTGCCTGAACATCCAATGCTCCACGGAAAATGTAAGGGAAACCGAGAACGTTATTAACCTGATTAGGATAATCGCTTCTTCCTGTAGCCATAATGACATCTTTACGGGTTTCAATTGCTACATTATAAGCAATTTCCGGATCCGGATTTGCCAATGCGAAAACGATAGGATTTTCGTTCATGCTCAGCAACATTTCCGGTGTCATTACATTTCCTTTTGATAATCCGACGAAAACGTCTGAACCTTTTACGGCATCTTCCAATGTTTCGATGTCTGTATGAGCAACAAAATCGATTTTTTCGGGAGTAAGGTTTTCTCTTTTGTGGTTGATTACTCCTTTACTGTCGCACATTAAGACATTTTCTCTTTTCAAACCAAGAGAAATATAAAGATTGGTACATGCAATAGCTGCTGCTCCTGCTCCATTCACCACCATTTTCACTTCTTCGATCTTTTTATTAGCAATCTGAAGCGAATTGATTAATGCTGCTGCGGAAATAATTGCCGTTCCGTGCTGATCGTCGTGCATCAAAGGAATATCCAGTTCTTCTTTCAGCCTCTGTTCTATATAAAACGCTTCGGGAGCTTTAATATCTTCAAGGTTGATTCCTCCAAACGTAGGAGCAATCCCTTTTACAATTTCTATGAATTTATCAGGATCTTTTTCGTTGATTTCAATATCGAAAACGTTAATGTCCGCAAAAATTTTGAACAAAAGACCTTTCCCTTCCATTACCGGCTTCGAAGCTTCTGCTCCGATATCTCCCAAACCAAGAACTGCGGTACCGTTTGAAATAACAGCTACCAGATTTCCTTTTCCGGTGTAGTCGTACACCGTTTCCGGCTTATCGTGGATTTCCATACAAGGAACTGCAACCCCCGGAGAATACGCCAATGACAAATCTCTCTGAGATGAGTGTGGTTTTGAAGGGATCACTTCGATCTTACCTTTAGGTTCGGCTTTATGATAATCTAAAGCCGCCTGATTAAAGTTCTTTTCGTCGCGGTGGGTTTTACTTGACATATAATGAATTTTGTTATTTTTAATTATAATATATATTGTATGTGGTAGCCTACCAGACTTTCGATAGGTTTCTGAACAATCTGTCCCACAGTAAGATTAAGCTCTGCCGCTGCAGAACGTAAAATATCTTCATAATAATAGGCTATTGACCCGATGAAATTGATCTCAGCATCCTTGGATTCCATATAAGGCAGAACCTGATAATCAAAAAAGCTAAGCATTTCATCATGAACCATTTTCTGTAAATACGGATGATCTTTTCTTTCAACCACAAATTTGTTGAAATCTGCCAAATACGCGTTCGGTCTTGAAGTGTGATACATATTTTTCAGGGCTTCTTCTACGGTCAGCTTATACGTTTCTTCAAACTCCGATGAGAGATCTGCGGGAAGTTTCTGCATAAAGAATCTTCTTACCAGTTGTTTTCCGATCGCGCTTCCGCTTCCTTCGTCTCCTACAAGAAATCCGAGAGAAGGCAACTGAATCTTAATGGTTTCTCCGTTAAAATAGCAAGAATTGGAACCCGTTCCCAAAATACAGACAATTGCGGGCTTTCCTCTGTAAGCGGCATAAGCTGCTGCTGTAAGATCTTCCTTAACAATAATTTCTGCACCGATAAATACTTTACCCAGTTCTTCTATAATGATATCACAATTTTGCTGAACACCACATCCTGAACCATAAAAATAAATTTTCGTGACCGAATTTTTAACGGTGCTAAGACTTGTATTTTTTTCAATTTCAGGAACAATAAGTTCTTTGTTGATGAAGTTTGGGTTGAAACCAATGGTTTCTGTTTTCAGAAAGACCTTTTTAAAATCGTCCAAAATTACCCAGTCGGATTTTGTAGAACCACTATCAACAATAGCAACCATATTTTACATTTTAGTTTAAGGATGCTAAATTATGAATTTATCTTGTAAGATGATGGATTCTGAACATGACATATGTGTTATTTGTGATGTCTTGATTTTCAAACAATAAAAATAATGTTGGCATATAACAACTTTCTACCATCAATATTACTATTGAATTATCCTATTAAAAATTGCATGGAAATAATATAGATCTCATATTAATAAAAAAGAATCCTCTTCATCAATATGAAAGGATTCTTTTTAATCTATAAAACCTTAAAACTAATTAAATTTACTGTTTTGTAAAAATTAGATTTTTTGTCTCAGGTAGATAAATTGTCGTATCTAAAGTCGGAGGGCATTTTGCAGCTGTTGTAATAATATCATCAGGTCTATATTCCCAAGATATTTGTGTCGTATTTATTTTTTTTAAATAAATATCTCCCCATCCAACATGACAATTTGTACCAGTATAAATAAACTGTAAAGCATTTTTTGCAGGTCTCATTTTGAAGCTATAGAATTCAATGTCTGAGCTATTATTCTGAGTATCTTGTAAAATAGCTCCTGAAGAATTTTTAACAATATATTTTACAATTAAAGCATCCATATAATAACTTTTTTGAGCACTATTTTCTAATTTATTTTCTTGCTTAGTAATAAACAGTGTAATTTCTTTATCATCAAAAGTACCTTTATAAGTACCTATGTAAGGCGTTAATTCATTATTTGTGTCCTTTATATATGCTCCATTGGGAATACTCGCGAATGGAGTGTTTAGAGGAAGATTTTGTGCGGAACAAGATAATGTGTTAATTATTAAACATATCATTAAGGCTTTTAAATATATTTCTTTCATATTTATTATTATTCTAAAATTAATATTATGGACATGGTGTTGCGTTAATTGCTCCAGAGCTGTCTTTTGTTATATTATATACTGCTCCGCTATTCTCAATACGTTGAAGGATTACTTTGTTGTCAAGCCCCATATTTGTTAAAGTATCAAAAAATAATTTTTCTAATCCTTTTTCATTTAAATCGCCTGAACTATTACTATAAGATGTACCACTTATATATGGATCACTTAAATCACTTGCTGTCTTTCTATAGTCATTTATAATTTTTTTCATTTGTGCAGGTGAATATACAAAATTTGCTAATTCCGCACCTGTTCCTGCATAACGTATCAAATAGTGTACATATTTTACCCCATCTGGACAGCTACTACAAGTTTCTGCAGCTATCATACCCAAGTAAGCATTCCCAACTCCGTCACTTATGCTTTGAGCTGCTGCAAATCCAAACAATGCATCTGCAATATCCGGAGGAGAAACCATATGGATACCCGTAGCTGTATGATTATGGTAACCTCCATAGCCATCAGTTACGTTATTAAATACAGCATGATGTGCTCCACTAACATCCGCAGGTACCACCGTACCATCTTTTTTCTCTTTAAAGCCAATTTCACCTGTTTTGGGATTTGTCAGAGTTAGTTTTGCTTGTGCTTTTACATTATTTATTCCTGCCTGTATATTCGACTTATTAATTAGTCTCTCCTTAAACCACCTATAATTTACTGATTATTAGTATTTTGGGTTTAAATAGCTTGTTTTTTATTGCAAGAATTTGTATCTTAGAGCTTTAAAACCTTGCAAATATGTTGGGGAAAAATCCAGAAAAGAAGCCAGAATTATTCCGCCCAATGTTGGTGGATTTTATTGACCACGAGCATGAACTTGTTCTACTTTCAGAAAAAATAGATTGGAATTATTTTGAGAAAGAATTTTCGCCCTTGTATTCCAAAGTGGGCAATCCGAGCCATCCGATTCGGTTTATGGTGGGTTGTTTGCTACTGAAACATTTGTATAATTTGGGCGATGAGACGTTGGAAAAAGCCTGGATCATGAATCCTTATATGCAGCATTTTTGTGGCAGGGTTTTCTTTGAACACGAATTTCCTTGTGACCCGAGTAATTTTGTTCATTTCCGAAAAAGAATTGGCGAAAAAGGTATCGAAAAAATCTTTGCCTACAGCGTAAGAATGCACGATGCCAAGACGAACACCTCAAATTTTGTTTTGTCCGATACTACCGTTCAGGAGAATAATACCTCTTTTCCTACCGATGCAAAATTGTGCAAAAAAGTGATTGATTATTGCAACAAAATAGCCGGAAATGAAGGCATAAAACAAAGACAACGCTACACAAAAGTCAGCAAACAAATGGTGCGCAACACCTACAACGGAAAACATCCCAAGCGGGCAAAAGCGGCAAGGAAATCTCAAAGACAGCTCAAAACCATCGCCATGAGACTGATTCGTGAATTGCAACGGAATTTTAATGCAGAACAGCAAGAATTTTATAAAGATTTAATGACATTGTACACCAAGGTTGTCACACAAAAAAGAAACGATGCCGATAAAATTTACAGCATTCACAAGCCTTTTACCCGATGTATTGCCAAAGGAAAAGCGCATAGCCAGTATGAATTTGGGAATAAGGTAGGTTTGATAACCACCGCCAACAAAGGCAAGAAAATTATTCTCGGGATTAAAGCATTTTTGCAAACTCCTTACGATGGTCACACCATAGAACCACTTTTGGAACAGATGGAAACCGGTGGTCAAAAGCTCCCAAAAGAACTCGTTTACGATAGAGGTGGCAGAGGAAAATCAGAAATAAAGGGCGTGAAAATCTCCATCCCAAGCACTCCAAGAAAAAAAGACACTGCTTATCAAAAGCAGACAAAGCGCAAAAAATTTAGAACCAGAGCGGCAATAGAACCTATCATCGGACATTTAAAAACCGATTTTAGGCTGGCAAAAAATTACTTCATGGGAGAAACGGGACCACAAATCAATGCATTACTAGCTGCAACCGCTTGGAACATGAAGAAAATGATGGAACTACTGAAACAGAAAATTATTTTCTTATTTTATAAGATACAAATTATGCTGTTTTCTAATCCTGTTTTTAAAAATAAATTAAATAGTGGGTTTTGTTAAGGAACGACTAATTACAGATTTCGTTTTCTCGCATGGATTCTGGTTTTGTGAGCCGGAATTTCCGGAGCCTCCGCTTCCATGGATTCCGGAACCACCATTCATTGTTCCGCCGGCACCGCTGCCGCTGCTTCCCCATGGGTTATAATCTATCCCGCTGCCTGTCCAGTTTCTTGGCAAATATATGGTAATAATAACTTCCTGTATGCTTTTCTCTCTGGCTGTTTCAGAAGTTTTATTATCATAATACTCCTGAAAATCTCTTATGGCATCCTGCATATCCGCAGGAACTTCAGTTTTAAGTACTTTAAAACTTACATAGGTTTCATCTGCATTTACCGTACACTGGATAATAGCCGTAACTTTTTTATCTTCCAATATAGGAAATAATACGATTTTCTCTTCGCCATCCAGAAAAGTTTGTGAGGCAACTTGTAAATCGATAGTTCCTACATCTTTTATAAACATACCGGCATAATCAGGATGATTATAGAAATAATTTTCTATAATTTCAGCAAAAGGATAAGCATAACTGCCCTCATCTGCAAATCTACTAACAGTACTTTTTTCATGAAACTTTACAAAAGCCATAATTTTTTCCTGATCGGCTCTTTCTTCCTCTCGTACAGATTCATCTGTTCTGCAGGAGTACAAGATAAGAGCCAGAAAAATAAACACAAGCCGAACGGCTAAATTTTTCTTCATAACATTTTTGTTTTTAATGGGTTAAAATCCTTTTTCACTTATCACTTCATAGTGATTATTTTTATACAATTTTAAAACAAATACCTTGATATACAACTTACTTTTACGGAAAAATTATTACTTTTACGAAAAATATTTTTA
It encodes the following:
- a CDS encoding NADP-dependent malic enzyme — translated: MSSKTHRDEKNFNQAALDYHKAEPKGKIEVIPSKPHSSQRDLSLAYSPGVAVPCMEIHDKPETVYDYTGKGNLVAVISNGTAVLGLGDIGAEASKPVMEGKGLLFKIFADINVFDIEINEKDPDKFIEIVKGIAPTFGGINLEDIKAPEAFYIEQRLKEELDIPLMHDDQHGTAIISAAALINSLQIANKKIEEVKMVVNGAGAAAIACTNLYISLGLKRENVLMCDSKGVINHKRENLTPEKIDFVAHTDIETLEDAVKGSDVFVGLSKGNVMTPEMLLSMNENPIVFALANPDPEIAYNVAIETRKDVIMATGRSDYPNQVNNVLGFPYIFRGALDVQAKGINEAMKLAAVHAIADLAKEPVPEAVILAYNIQNLQFGREYFIPKPFDNRLITKVSSAVAKAAVESGIARKTITNFEEYENSLLDRMGRDEKLVRMMQNRAKANPKRITLGNAEEYNVLKAAQILYEEGIAYPSLLGNKKYIKEQMEHFGINLDIPIIDPSDDDQKENRKKYRETLWKLRQRKGMNEYKAKRFVRQRDYFGPLMLKHGDTDGLIVGFSKNYTSVLRPVLEVIEKDKGVDKVAAMMMILSEKKPIFFADTSINQNPTAEDLVNIAKMAEFTVKSFAIEPRIAMLGFENFAAISETSKKVAKAVSILHEKYPKMVVDGEIQPDFAMNSDHLSDYPFSKLGTTPANTFIFPNLESANLSYKIIRGMKVAQVIGPILMGLKQPVHVLQMRSSVDEIVNLATIAVLDAQRREKKDKK
- a CDS encoding DUF6705 family protein, translating into MKEIYLKALMICLIINTLSCSAQNLPLNTPFASIPNGAYIKDTNNELTPYIGTYKGTFDDKEITLFITKQENKLENSAQKSYYMDALIVKYIVKNSSGAILQDTQNNSSDIEFYSFKMRPAKNALQFIYTGTNCHVGWGDIYLKKINTTQISWEYRPDDIITTAAKCPPTLDTTIYLPETKNLIFTKQ
- a CDS encoding IS5 family transposase codes for the protein MLGKNPEKKPELFRPMLVDFIDHEHELVLLSEKIDWNYFEKEFSPLYSKVGNPSHPIRFMVGCLLLKHLYNLGDETLEKAWIMNPYMQHFCGRVFFEHEFPCDPSNFVHFRKRIGEKGIEKIFAYSVRMHDAKTNTSNFVLSDTTVQENNTSFPTDAKLCKKVIDYCNKIAGNEGIKQRQRYTKVSKQMVRNTYNGKHPKRAKAARKSQRQLKTIAMRLIRELQRNFNAEQQEFYKDLMTLYTKVVTQKRNDADKIYSIHKPFTRCIAKGKAHSQYEFGNKVGLITTANKGKKIILGIKAFLQTPYDGHTIEPLLEQMETGGQKLPKELVYDRGGRGKSEIKGVKISIPSTPRKKDTAYQKQTKRKKFRTRAAIEPIIGHLKTDFRLAKNYFMGETGPQINALLAATAWNMKKMMELLKQKIIFLFYKIQIMLFSNPVFKNKLNSGFC
- a CDS encoding ATPase; translated protein: MVAIVDSGSTKSDWVILDDFKKVFLKTETIGFNPNFINKELIVPEIEKNTSLSTVKNSVTKIYFYGSGCGVQQNCDIIIEELGKVFIGAEIIVKEDLTAAAYAAYRGKPAIVCILGTGSNSCYFNGETIKIQLPSLGFLVGDEGSGSAIGKQLVRRFFMQKLPADLSSEFEETYKLTVEEALKNMYHTSRPNAYLADFNKFVVERKDHPYLQKMVHDEMLSFFDYQVLPYMESKDAEINFIGSIAYYYEDILRSAAAELNLTVGQIVQKPIESLVGYHIQYIL